The following are from one region of the Bradyrhizobium septentrionale genome:
- a CDS encoding aldo/keto reductase, with protein sequence MNQPQSSHTAPASALPRRRLGRTGLDVSILGFGTAPLGDLFARLDDTTAIAAAERAFALGVNLLDSSPLYGHGLAEHRCGTALRRVARDDVVVCTKVGRWMDPFHGRGDGSNFAGGQPHRAVVDYSYDGTMRAVEQSLLRLGTDRIDLLLIHDVDVWTHGADAIEARFREAMDGAYVALDKLRAERVVKGIGIGVNEAEMCVRFARAGTFDTMLLAGRYSLLEQPALAEFLPLAEKQGIGVMLGGVYNSGILATGAVAGAKYNYKDAPPDVMQKVSAIERVCRAHGVALATAALHFALGHPAVASLVLGAQTPQEVERNVAALSASVPAALWRDLKAERLLDPNAPVPA encoded by the coding sequence ATGAACCAACCTCAATCCTCACATACGGCCCCTGCGTCAGCGCTGCCGCGCCGCAGGCTCGGCCGCACCGGGCTCGATGTCTCCATCCTCGGTTTCGGCACCGCGCCGCTCGGCGATCTCTTTGCGCGGCTCGATGACACCACCGCGATTGCGGCGGCGGAGCGGGCGTTTGCGCTTGGCGTCAATTTGCTGGATTCCTCGCCGCTGTATGGGCATGGCCTCGCCGAGCATCGCTGCGGCACCGCGCTGCGTCGGGTGGCGCGTGACGACGTCGTCGTTTGTACCAAGGTCGGGCGCTGGATGGACCCGTTCCACGGCCGCGGCGACGGCTCGAATTTCGCCGGCGGCCAGCCGCATCGCGCGGTGGTCGATTATTCCTATGACGGCACGATGCGCGCAGTCGAGCAATCGTTGCTGCGGCTCGGCACCGATCGCATCGACCTGCTCTTGATCCACGACGTCGACGTCTGGACCCATGGCGCTGACGCCATCGAGGCGCGGTTTCGCGAGGCGATGGACGGCGCCTATGTCGCGCTCGACAAATTGCGCGCCGAGCGCGTGGTCAAGGGCATCGGGATCGGCGTCAACGAGGCCGAGATGTGCGTGCGCTTCGCCAGGGCGGGCACGTTCGACACCATGCTGCTCGCCGGCCGCTACTCGCTGCTGGAGCAGCCGGCGCTCGCCGAGTTCCTGCCGCTGGCGGAGAAGCAGGGCATCGGCGTGATGCTCGGCGGCGTGTACAACTCCGGTATTCTGGCGACCGGCGCGGTTGCCGGCGCCAAGTACAACTACAAGGACGCGCCACCCGACGTGATGCAGAAGGTTTCTGCGATCGAGCGCGTCTGCCGCGCGCACGGCGTCGCGCTGGCGACCGCCGCGCTGCATTTCGCGCTGGGTCATCCGGCGGTCGCAAGCCTCGTGCTCGGCGCGCAGACACCGCAGGAGGTCGAGCGCAATGTCGCCGCGCTGTCGGCCTCTGTCCCCGCCGCGTTGTGGCGTGACCTGAAAGCTGAGAGGTTGCTCGATCCGAATGCGCCGGTGCCGGCATGA
- a CDS encoding TetR/AcrR family transcriptional regulator: MRQFDEDEVIATALDVFWRKGLHDATMQDLAAATGVQRGSLYNAYGDKEAIFLRAFDRYAEEFLDTAGTALAQGDAAAGLRYFFDMIIVNMTDGSPPRGCLTTRTALDAAISSTDVRQRVQAVLGRLEQLIGKAISAGKRSAADANRLARVIVTFTRGLAVMERAGYSRKQLKETAATFIDAVIGDV; this comes from the coding sequence ATGCGTCAGTTTGACGAGGACGAGGTGATCGCGACCGCGCTCGACGTGTTCTGGCGCAAGGGCCTGCACGACGCGACCATGCAGGACCTCGCCGCCGCGACCGGCGTCCAGCGCGGCAGTCTCTACAACGCCTATGGCGACAAGGAAGCGATCTTCCTGCGCGCCTTCGATCGCTATGCCGAGGAATTTCTGGACACGGCCGGCACCGCGCTGGCCCAGGGCGACGCCGCGGCGGGCTTGCGATATTTCTTCGACATGATCATCGTCAACATGACGGACGGTTCGCCGCCGCGCGGCTGCCTGACCACGCGCACCGCGCTCGATGCGGCGATTTCGAGCACCGACGTCCGCCAGCGCGTGCAAGCCGTGCTGGGCCGGCTCGAGCAGCTGATCGGCAAAGCCATCAGCGCGGGCAAGCGCAGCGCCGCCGATGCCAATCGGCTGGCGCGGGTCATCGTGACTTTCACGCGAGGGTTGGCCGTGATGGAGCGCGCCGGATACAGCCGCAAGCAGCTGAAGGAGACCGCCGCGACCTTCATCGATGCGGTGATCGGCGATGTCTGA
- a CDS encoding monooxygenase, whose translation MITAVTTFRLPKPITREEARSIFLSTAPLYRDVSGLFRKTYVLSEDGMTAGGIYFWNSRAEAEALYTDAWRARAREKYGADPTVTYFESPVVVDNVAQQVLSDA comes from the coding sequence ATGATTACCGCCGTCACGACGTTCAGATTGCCGAAGCCGATCACGCGCGAGGAAGCGCGCAGCATCTTCCTGAGCACGGCACCGCTCTATCGCGACGTATCGGGGCTGTTTCGAAAGACCTATGTGCTGTCCGAGGACGGGATGACGGCCGGTGGCATCTATTTCTGGAACTCGAGGGCAGAGGCGGAAGCGCTGTACACCGATGCGTGGCGCGCCCGCGCCCGCGAGAAATATGGCGCCGATCCGACGGTCACCTATTTCGAGAGCCCCGTCGTGGTCGACAATGTCGCGCAGCAGGTGCTTTCCGACGCGTAG
- a CDS encoding amidohydrolase family protein encodes MIRIDAHHHVWTLARADYGWLTPERGPIYRDFGLSDLMPHLAAAEIDGTILVQAAPTEAETAFMLDVAKGSDLVRGVVGWIDFDADDAATRIDAIAGRELLVGLRPMVQDIADDDWLLRPELAAPLEAMAQYGLVFDALVLPRHLPRLVQVVDRHPDLQFVLDHFGKPNLATGDIAAWKDDIASLAARANVVCKLSGLATEAAPNWQVADLREAVDHALECFGPQRMLWGSDWPVVNLAGGYAQWFAAAESLLADLSSEARAAIFGGNAARVYLSSRGRRTSRK; translated from the coding sequence ATGATCCGGATCGACGCCCATCATCATGTCTGGACCCTTGCACGCGCCGATTACGGCTGGCTGACACCCGAACGCGGACCGATCTACCGCGACTTCGGGCTATCAGATCTGATGCCGCATCTCGCCGCAGCCGAAATCGATGGCACCATCCTGGTGCAGGCCGCGCCGACCGAGGCGGAAACTGCGTTCATGCTCGACGTTGCCAAAGGCTCCGATCTGGTGCGGGGCGTGGTGGGCTGGATCGACTTCGATGCCGACGACGCGGCGACGCGGATCGATGCGATTGCCGGGCGCGAGCTGCTGGTCGGCCTGCGGCCAATGGTGCAGGACATCGCCGATGACGACTGGCTGCTGCGGCCGGAACTGGCAGCGCCGCTCGAGGCCATGGCGCAGTACGGCCTGGTGTTCGACGCGCTGGTGCTGCCGCGCCATCTGCCGAGGCTCGTCCAGGTGGTCGATCGCCATCCGGACCTGCAATTCGTGCTCGATCATTTCGGCAAGCCAAATCTCGCAACCGGCGACATCGCGGCCTGGAAGGACGATATCGCGAGCCTTGCCGCGCGCGCCAACGTCGTCTGCAAGCTGTCGGGCCTCGCGACAGAGGCGGCGCCGAACTGGCAGGTCGCCGATCTTCGCGAGGCCGTGGACCATGCGCTCGAATGTTTCGGGCCGCAGCGCATGCTGTGGGGCAGCGATTGGCCGGTGGTCAATCTCGCCGGCGGCTATGCGCAGTGGTTCGCTGCTGCGGAGAGCCTGCTGGCTGATTTGTCAAGTGAGGCAAGAGCTGCGATTTTCGGCGGCAATGCGGCGCGGGTCTATTTGTCAAGCCGCGGACGGCGCACATCCCGGAAATAG